One stretch of Rhinolophus ferrumequinum isolate MPI-CBG mRhiFer1 chromosome 5, mRhiFer1_v1.p, whole genome shotgun sequence DNA includes these proteins:
- the CFI gene encoding complement factor I, translating into MKLTHVILFLLCFYLSFCKGSKGGQEKQKQWKKPKVSLSSNMAHKNLVDKKCLTEKYTHLSCHKVFCQPWQKCIDGTCICKLPYQCPKNGTAVCSTNGKSYLTYCQQKSLECLRPEAKFLHNGTCIPGGHFNVSLKYGNRESEGIVAVKLVDQDKKMFICNSSWSMTQANVACRDLGFQLGAHDTQGRFHLPEDFYTNSTDFHINSSECLHVQCRGSETTLAECTFTKRISESYQGLASVVCYTQNEVSPTKNSFQCVNGKYIPQRRACDGVNDCGDQSDELCCKGCQPESFLCKSGVCIPNQYKCNGEVDCITGDDEIGCEGAGQHKIKGLLHTAQEETEILTANMDAERKRIKSFFPKLSCGVKNSGSVRRKRVVGGKPAEVGDFPWQVAIREDGKITCGGIYIGGCWILTAAHCVRVSRVHRYQIWTSLLDWVKLNSEIVVQWVNKIIIHENYNGATYQNDIALIELKKRPNLGECVLPKSVPACVPWSPHLFRPNDKCIISGWGREKDNQKVYSLQWGEVYLKSNCSRFYPGRYFEKEMECAGTDDGSIDACKGDSGGPLICKNDNNVTYVWGVVSWGENCGQPEFPGVYTKVANYFDWISHHVGRSLISQYNV; encoded by the exons ATGAAGCTCACTCATgttattctgttccttttgtgCTTCTACTTAAGTTTTTGCAAG gGGAGCAAAGGTGgacaagaaaaacagaagcagtgGAAGAAACCAAAG gTCTCTTTGTCATCAAACATGGCTCACAAGAATCTGGTGGACAAAAAGTGcttaactgaaaaatatacacaTCTCTCCTGCCATAAAGTCTTCTGCCAACCATGGCAGAAATGCATCGATGGGACTTGCATTTGTAAACTCCCTTATCAGTGCCCAAAGAATGGTACTGCAGTGTGTTCAACTAACGGGAAAAGCTACCTGACTTACTGTCAGCAAAAGAGTTTAGAATGTCTTCGTCCAGAGGCAAAGTTTTTACATAATGGAACATGTATACCTGGAG gacattttaatgtttccttgaAGTATGGAAATAGAGAATCAGAGGGAATTGTTGCAGTAAAACTTGTAGACCAAGATAAGAAAATGTTCATATGTAACAGCAGCTGGAGCATGACACAGGCCAATGTGGCCTGCCGTGACCTCGGATTTCAACT AGGTGCTCATGATACTCAAGGAAGGTTTCATTTACCTGAAGATTTCTATACAAATTCTACTGATTTCCATATAAATTCCAGTGAATGTCTGCATGTGCAGTGTCGAGGCTCAGAGACCACTTTGGCTGAATGTACTTTTACTAAGAGAATAAGTGAAAGTTACCAGGGTTTAGCGAGCGTGGTGTGTTACACACAGAATGAAG TTTCTCCAACAAAGAACTCCTTTCAGTGTGTGAATGGAAAATACATTCCTCAGAGGAGAGCCTGCGATGGTGTCAATGATTGTGGAGACCAGAGTGATGAGCTGTGCTGTAAAG GGTGCCAACCCGAGAGTTTCCTTTGTAAATCTGGCGTTTGTATTCCAAACCAGTATAAGTGCAATGGTGAGGTGGACTGCATTACAGGAGACGACGAAATTGGTTGTGAAG gagctggacaacataaaattaaag gactTTTACACACGGCTCAag aagaaacagaaattttgaCTGCTAATATGGATGCAG AAAGAAAACGGATAAAGTCATTTTTCCCTAAACTATCCTGTGGAGTTAAAAACAGCGGTTCCGTTAGAAGGAAACGAGTCGTAGGAGGAAAGCCGGCAGAAGTG GGAGACTTCCCATGGCAAGTGGCAATTAGGGAGGACGGGAAAATCACCTGTGGAGGAATTTATATTGGTGGCTGTTGGATCCTGACTGCTGCACATTGTGTCAG AGTCAGTAGAGTTCACCGTTACCAAATATGGACATCATTACTAGACTGGGTAAAACTTAACTCTGAGATAGTCGTTCAGTGGGTCAATAAAATTATTATCCACGAAAACTACAATGGAGCCACCTACCAAAATGACATAGCTTTGATTGAACTGAAAAAGCGCCCAAACCTCGGAGAATGTGTGCTGCCTAAATCCGTCCCTGCCTGTGTTCCCTGGTCTCCACATTTATTCCGACCTAACGATAAATGCATCATTTCTGGCTGGGGTCGAGAAAAAG ATAACCAAAAAGTCTATTCACTTCAGTGGGGTGAAGTTTACCTGAAAAGCAACTGCTCCAGATTTTACCCAGGTCGctactttgaaaaagaaatggaatgtgCAG GTACAGATGACGGTTCCATCGATGCCTGTAAGGGGGACTCTGGAGGCCCCTTAATCTGTAAAAATGATAACAATGTGACTTATGTTTGGGGTGTAGTAAGTTGGGGTGAAAACTGTGGACAACCAGAGTTCCCAGGCGTTTACACCAAAGTGGCCAATTATTTTGACTGGATTAGCCATCATGTGGGAAGGTCTCTTATTTCTCAGTACAATGTATAA
- the LOC117022209 gene encoding heterogeneous nuclear ribonucleoprotein C-like, with amino-acid sequence MASNVTNKTDPRSMNSHVFIGNLNTLVVKKSDVEAIFSKYGKIVGCSVHKGFAFVQYVNERNARAAVAGEDGRMIAGQVLDISLAAEPKANRGKAGVKRSAAEMYGSSCALDYDFQRDSYDRMYSSPACVPPPPPIARAAGPSKCQRVSGNTSRRGKSGFKSKSGQRGSSSKPGKLKGDDLQTIKKELTHGKQKVDSLLESLEKIEKEQSKQGVELKNDKSEEEQSSSSLKKDEPNVKMEAEGGADDSAEEGDLLRDDDNEDRGDDQLELINDDEKEAEEGEDGRDSADGEDDS; translated from the coding sequence ATGGCCAGCAATGTTACCAACAAGACAGATCCTCGCTCCATGAACTCCCATGTATTCATTGGAAATCTCAATACTCTTGTGGTCAAGAAATCTGATGTGGAGGCAATCTTCTCAAAATATGGCAAAATTGTGGGTTGCTCTGTTCATAAGGGCTTTGCCTTTGTTCAGTATGTTAATGAGAGAAATGCCCGGGCTGCTGTGGCAGGAGAGGATGGCAGAATGATTGCTGGCCAGGTTTTAGATATTAGTCTGGCTGCAGAGCCAAAAGCGAACCGAGGAAAAGCAGGTGTGAAACGATCTGCAGCGGAGATGTACGGCTCCTCTTGTGCCTTGGACTATGACTTTCAACGGGATTCTTATGACAGGATGTACAGTTCCCCAGCAtgtgttcctcctcctcctcctattgCTCGGGCTGCAGGGCCCTCCAAATGCCAGCGTGTCTCAGGAAACACCTCACGGCGGGGCAAAAGTGGTTTCAAGTCTAAGAGTGGACAGCGAGGCTCTTCTTCCAAGCCTGGAAAGTTGAAAGGAGATGACCTTCAGACTATTAAGAAGGAATTGACCCACGGAAAACAAAAAGTGGATTCTCTACTGGAAAGCctggaaaaaattgaaaaggaacagAGCAAACAAGGAGTAGAGCTGAAGAATGACAAGTCAGAAGAGGAGCAGAGCAGCAGCTCCCTGAAGAAAGATGAGCCtaatgtgaagatggaggctgagGGGGGTGCAGATGACTCTGCTGAGGAGGGGGACCTGCTGCGTGATGATGACAATGAAGATCGGGGGGATGACCAGCTGGAGTTGATCAACGATGATGAAAAAGaggctgaggaaggagaggatggCAGAGACAGCGCCGATGGCGAGGATGACTCTTAA